The Dehalococcoidales bacterium genome contains a region encoding:
- a CDS encoding C2H2-type zinc finger protein, with the protein MNRCDICGVEFKTAQGLAGHKRFRHGPAGLASELETTLVSRQIHRKVFSRLSDRLADRLADAIMESHGEEMLEVYLLELSRQGVDL; encoded by the coding sequence ATGAACAGGTGTGATATTTGCGGTGTCGAGTTCAAAACCGCCCAGGGACTGGCCGGCCACAAACGCTTTCGCCACGGCCCTGCCGGACTGGCCAGCGAGCTTGAAACGACCCTTGTCAGCAGGCAGATTCACCGCAAGGTGTTCAGCCGCCTCAGTGATAGGCTGGCCGACAGGCTGGCGGATGCAATCATGGAAAGCCACGGTGAGGAGATGCTGGAGGTCTACCTGCTGGAACTCTCCCGTCAGGGAGTTGACCT